One Sparus aurata chromosome 5, fSpaAur1.1, whole genome shotgun sequence genomic window carries:
- the gins4 gene encoding DNA replication complex GINS protein SLD5, with translation MSDALSDDGSDINQDESQEDVMTPAELIAKLEEAWLNEKFSPELLENRSEVVECVMEQLTHMEANLQRVKKGDAKASIHRMEIDRIRFMLSSYLRSRLQKIEKFFPHVLEREKSRGEGDPSLLSPEEFAFAKEYYANTETYLKAVALKRMPPNLQTVDMLKAVPEPCLDSFVFLRVKERQENILVEPETDDQREYVVDLEEGSQHLMRYRTIAPLVSSGAVQLI, from the exons ATGTCGGACGCTTTGTCTGATGACGGCAGCGACATCAACCAAGATGAAAGTCAGGAGGATGTTATGACCCCGGCGGAGCTGATCGCCAAACTGGAAGAA GCTTGGCTGAACGAGAAGTTCTCCCCGGAGCTGCTGGAGAACAGGTCTGAGGTGGTGGAGTGTGTGATGGAGCAGCTGACTCACATG GAAGCCAACCTGCAGCGGGTGAAGAAGGGTGACGCCAAGGCCAGCATCCATCGCATGGAAATCGACAGGATTCGCTTCATGCTCAGCAGCTACCTGCGCTCTCGTCTGCAGAAG ATTGAAAAGTTCTTCCCGCATGTCCTGGAGAGAGAAAAGTCTCGAGGCGAGGGTGATCCGTCGCTGCTTTCACCTGAGGAGTTTGCCTTCGCCAAAGA GTACTATGCCAACACAGAAACCTACCTGAAGGCTGTGGCACTGAAGCGCATGCCCCCTAATCTACAGACAGTGGATATGCTTAAAGCAG TGCCTGAACCTTGCTTGGACTCCTTTGTGTTTCTGCGGGTGAAGGAGAGGCAGGAAAACATCTTGGTGGAGCCTGAAACAGACGATCAGAG GGAGTATGTTGTGGATCTGGAAGAGGGCTCTCAGCATCTAATGCGGTATCGAACTATAGCGCCACTTGTTTCAAGTGGAGCTGTGCAGTTGATATGA